A single window of Deltaproteobacteria bacterium DNA harbors:
- a CDS encoding efflux RND transporter periplasmic adaptor subunit gives MSFRLFLLGLISVAAGLLLLASCSGKSEQEGASKAAPVTAEAATLKNVPVVVKAIGAVEPYNTVSVRARVGGEITAIAFREGQEVERGDLLFNIDPHPYQAALDGALADLARDQAKLRIAEDDVRRYKELIQKDYVTSQQYDQVVANAESLKATVAADEAAVKTARLNLGYCTVQAPISGRTGDVLVQVGNMITAYQQPVTIINQITPIYVSFSVPEEYLADIRRYAAQGTLEVEAALAAGAGPRFRGDLSFINNEVDGTTGTILLKATFPNRDRVLWPGQFVDVTLTLATTRNAVVAPSQAIQRDQQGEYVFVVKPDMTVESRAVETGQQVDGQTVIRKGVEAGERVVTDGQLRLRPGVKVTVTSEPAPSGASTP, from the coding sequence GTGTCCTTTCGTCTGTTCCTGTTGGGTCTGATTTCGGTGGCAGCCGGATTGCTTCTGCTGGCCTCTTGCTCCGGGAAGTCTGAACAGGAAGGGGCTTCGAAAGCGGCGCCCGTAACCGCCGAAGCGGCGACGTTGAAGAACGTGCCCGTGGTAGTGAAGGCCATCGGCGCCGTGGAACCCTATAACACCGTGTCCGTGCGCGCGCGGGTGGGCGGCGAAATCACCGCCATCGCCTTTAGAGAGGGTCAGGAAGTTGAGCGGGGAGACCTTCTTTTCAACATCGACCCCCATCCGTATCAGGCGGCCTTGGACGGGGCCCTGGCCGACCTGGCCAGGGATCAGGCCAAGCTGAGAATCGCCGAGGATGACGTCCGGCGCTATAAGGAACTCATTCAGAAGGACTACGTGACTTCGCAGCAGTACGATCAGGTGGTGGCGAACGCCGAGTCCCTCAAGGCGACCGTGGCCGCGGATGAAGCGGCCGTAAAAACCGCTCGGCTCAATCTCGGCTACTGCACCGTGCAGGCTCCCATCTCCGGCCGTACGGGAGACGTGCTGGTACAGGTCGGGAACATGATTACCGCCTATCAGCAGCCGGTGACCATCATCAATCAGATCACGCCGATTTATGTGAGCTTTTCGGTTCCTGAAGAATACCTCGCCGATATCCGTCGCTATGCGGCCCAGGGGACCCTTGAAGTAGAGGCCGCCCTGGCCGCGGGAGCGGGGCCTCGCTTTCGAGGCGATCTCTCGTTCATTAACAACGAAGTGGATGGGACCACGGGCACCATTCTGCTCAAAGCCACATTTCCGAACCGTGACCGGGTCCTCTGGCCGGGACAGTTCGTGGACGTGACCCTGACGCTCGCCACGACCCGGAACGCCGTGGTCGCGCCTTCCCAGGCTATTCAGCGAGACCAGCAGGGGGAATATGTGTTCGTGGTCAAACCGGACATGACCGTGGAATCGCGCGCCGTCGAGACAGGACAACAGGTGGATGGGCAGACTGTGATCCGGAAGGGGGTCGAGGCGGGAGAGCGCGTGGTGACGGACGGTCAACTTCGCCTCAGACCGGGAGTCAAGGTGACCGTCACGAGCGAGCCGGCGCCGTCAGGGGCGAGCACTCCATGA